TGGAGGAGAGGAGTGAGTGACAGGGGCAGGACaaatgggggaagaggtggggcaaagTGTGGGGCCTCAGGTGTCCAGTTACCGGCAATAAGAAATGTGGTAACCTTGTGAGTTGTACATCGATGGAGTCCCCAGTCTGTCAGGTTGATACACCACTGTAAGGTAAAGAAAAGATTTTATGTCTCCAGTCACTGATtcaggaaacagaacacagcaccATGTCAACCATCAGATCTCCACAGAGCTTGGTCTGAGAGCCAGAGCACCAGAAGTAAACTTTATTCAATATGAGTAACGTGCCAGATCAGCCTGTCCCGGACCTGTTTGGTCCTCACCCCgtagatgatggggtttagcATGGAGGGTAGTAGAATGTACATGTTGGCCATGAGAATGTGGAAATGCGGGGGCACATTGTGACCAAACCTGTgtgtgaggaaggagaagagaccTGGGATATAAAACACTAAAatgacacagaggtgggagccacaggtcCCAAAAGTCTTGATCCGGGCGTCTTTTGTGGGGAGGCTaaagatggccctgaggatctggatATAGGACACAGTGATAAAAGACACATCCAGACCAGTCCCCAAGAATGCCACAGAAAGGCCGTAGTAATTACTGATGCGTATGTCAGcacaggccagcttcaccacGGCTATGTGCTCGCAGTAAGTGTGGGAGATGATGTTGGTTCTACAATATGGCCACTGCCTTGCCAGGAAAGGAaagggcagggcaagaatgctgccACGCAGCACCACGACCAGGCCAATCTTGGCCACAAAGCGGTTGGTCAGTGTGGTGGAATGTCTCAGCGGATCACAAATGGCCACGTAACGATCCAAAGCCATGGCCACGACGATTCCAGACTCCATCGTTATACAGCAGTGAatgaagtagagctgggtgaggCACAAACTAAAATCtatctccctggaattgaaccagaagatgctcagcattttgggcaCGGTGGATGTAGACAGGAGCAGGTCAGTGacggccagcatgcagaggaaatagtacatgggcaCATGGAGCCTCTGCTCTGTCTTCACGATAaacaggatggtgaagttccccaagagGATGACAGTGTACATGACACAGaaagggatggagatccagacgtGGGCTGCCtgcaggccaggaatgcccagcaggatgaaggtggaggggctggagaagtcggttgtgttggaatctgacatggagtaggAGAGAAGGTCTCCAACTTTGAGGCAGAACAGTGTCGCCTGCATCTACTGTAAATTGTCTCGACTTGCTGTATGTGCGCAGAGTCTAGGGTGGTGGTCACATGAGAAATGCCTGGAAGGAGAGACAATGCCATTATGAGACAATACATGCACAACCGGAGACTGTTCTCACGGGTGAATCAAATCAATCACTTTTCACACACTGGTAAATGACATTTTCTTTATTCAAATAAATTAACTCTGAATAACCGACCCTAATAACGCCATTCCATACTTGATGATGCTCCATGGGTCAATAATTCCTACATCCCATGGTGTGGGAAACATTAATAGGCACCAAGAGCAAACATGTGTGTGGATACTGGTTATCTGTCATTGTTTTTTATTTCTAAGAATGCCAAGCTAGTGAGTCCATGCTGTCGGGACTTCCCCATTCACCTGCTTGCTCAAAATCTCAGAGTGGCAAAAATCTGTACTTTTGCTAAGACATGTTTCAGGCAGAAACATCGCAGCTAGAACACGTCAGGGAAAATATCTGGAAGTTATGAAAAATGAGAACGGACATTAAAGACATCAGGGAAAAATCCATGCTTGGCGGGCTCAGGGTAATAAAAAAGgtggtttttaattattttaagaagAAAAGAATTCCTAGAAAAGGTTTATGCCCGTTCCTAGAGGTAGAAATGAAACTTGTTAACAGTACAGAAAAAGTGGGTGTGTTCAAGGGAAATACTTTTCTTCTGCAGTTGGAAAGAAGCAGTATATCACATGAGCTGATGAAaaactttccagtccattagctGTCAAGGAGGAGGTTAAACAGCATTGACGGTCGAAACTTAGAGTTACGAACGCCAGAGTTAGAAACTGATCAACCACACATCCGATTCAGAACCAGATGTACGCAATCAGGCAATTGCTAAGGGATAGATCAGCCACATGTCTCGTTCGGATCCAGAAGTAcacaggcaggcagcagcagagcaatACACCAAAGCAAATTCCTGACCGTTCTCTGTTAAcagtaaactattaaaaaaaaggaaaagtttaaaaaaatttcacAAGGTGAGGAAACAGTGGAGAAGCTGGTATGTGATTCATTACAAAAATGTcgaggaatataattaatgtcaatcagcAACATGGATTTTGGTAAACAGGTTTTGTCAAACAAACCCGATTTCATTCTTTAATGAGAGTATTTGTTTAGTTGATCAAGGGTATCTGAGGCATTTCATTTCATGGGAAAACCTTCAGATAAAAAATGAACACTCTACAATATCAGTAAAGCATACTTTAAATGGACTAAacactggctaactgacagagcAAGTCACGGGAGTGTGATACTACCGGTCTACTATGTGCTGGTTTTTACTACATTTGATTCTATGTTTTCCTTCACATATAATCTCACTTCCCGACCAGCACGACCTCTTCTCTCCttttgatatattttgtaccctggaattACTGTATCCCAATGATTATCCTCCTTCCACCAAGCTTCTGTgctgcctattatatcaatatcttcctttaatatgaggcactctagtt
The nucleotide sequence above comes from Caretta caretta isolate rCarCar2 chromosome 1, rCarCar1.hap1, whole genome shotgun sequence. Encoded proteins:
- the LOC142071053 gene encoding olfactory receptor 52D1-like is translated as MSDSNTTDFSSPSTFILLGIPGLQAAHVWISIPFCVMYTVILLGNFTILFIVKTEQRLHVPMYYFLCMLAVTDLLLSTSTVPKMLSIFWFNSREIDFSLCLTQLYFIHCCITMESGIVVAMALDRYVAICDPLRHSTTLTNRFVAKIGLVVVLRGSILALPFPFLARQWPYCRTNIISHTYCEHIAVVKLACADIRISNYYGLSVAFLGTGLDVSFITVSYIQILRAIFSLPTKDARIKTFGTCGSHLCVILVFYIPGLFSFLTHRFGHNVPPHFHILMANMYILLPSMLNPIIYGVRTKQVRDRLIWHVTHIE